Proteins encoded together in one Oceanobacillus iheyensis HTE831 window:
- a CDS encoding response regulator: MITEKEVRIVLIDDHKLFREGVKRILDFEPSFEVVAEGDDGSMASKLVKENAPDVVLMDINMPEINGVQATADLVRYFPNSKVIILSIHDDESYVTHALKTGAQGYLLKEMDSDALIDAIKVVSDGGSYLHPRVTHNLVKEYRRLAKENSSSIADKGIEYRKPLHLLTKRECQVLQLLADGKSNRAVAETLYISEKTVKNHVSNILQKMNVNDRTQAVVSAIRKGWVEVI, encoded by the coding sequence ATGATTACAGAGAAAGAAGTAAGAATTGTATTAATTGATGATCATAAGTTGTTCCGAGAGGGTGTAAAAAGAATACTAGATTTTGAACCATCATTTGAAGTAGTAGCTGAAGGTGATGATGGTTCGATGGCATCTAAGCTCGTGAAAGAGAATGCACCAGATGTTGTACTTATGGATATTAACATGCCGGAGATTAATGGGGTTCAGGCTACTGCAGATTTAGTAAGGTACTTTCCAAATTCAAAGGTTATCATTCTATCTATTCATGATGACGAAAGTTATGTTACTCATGCCTTAAAAACTGGTGCGCAAGGATACTTATTAAAAGAGATGGATTCAGACGCTTTAATTGATGCAATTAAAGTAGTAAGCGATGGTGGATCATACCTACACCCTCGTGTAACACATAACTTAGTAAAAGAATATCGACGCTTGGCTAAAGAAAATTCTTCTAGTATAGCTGATAAAGGAATTGAATATCGTAAGCCATTGCATTTACTTACAAAAAGAGAATGTCAAGTACTACAACTGCTTGCTGACGGAAAAAGTAATCGTGCAGTAGCAGAGACGCTATATATTAGTGAAAAAACTGTAAAAAACCATGTAAGTAATATTTTACAAAAAATGAACGTTAATGATCGAACTCAAGCTGTTGTATCTGCTATCCGTAAAGGATGGGTAGAAGTAATTTAA
- a CDS encoding response regulator transcription factor, with protein sequence MKKILIIEDEYPISQVIKVYLKKAGYDVEQVFDGSNAMDTFKHVEPDLVILDVMLPGVDGWTLLQDIRSKCAVIMLTALGDVNYRLDGLNQGADDYIAKPFHGEELVARVQAVLRRIGNKNNNSNVIKFGTLEIDVVAHRVRLLGTIIELTPRDLSLLLFFADNPNRTFTREQLLDSIWGWDYDGSDRAVDLSIKRLRKSLKDWPKSEGEIKTFRGLGYQFCVYK encoded by the coding sequence ATGAAAAAAATATTGATTATAGAGGATGAATATCCGATTAGTCAGGTGATTAAGGTTTATTTAAAAAAAGCAGGATATGATGTAGAACAAGTATTTGATGGTTCGAATGCTATGGATACTTTTAAACATGTTGAACCTGATTTGGTTATTCTAGATGTGATGCTACCGGGGGTAGACGGTTGGACATTACTACAGGATATACGTAGTAAATGTGCAGTGATCATGCTTACTGCTCTAGGAGATGTGAATTATCGTTTAGATGGATTAAATCAAGGTGCAGATGACTATATAGCAAAACCTTTTCACGGAGAAGAACTTGTAGCACGTGTACAGGCAGTTCTTCGACGAATAGGTAATAAAAACAACAACTCGAATGTAATAAAGTTTGGAACATTGGAGATTGATGTTGTTGCACACCGTGTTCGCTTATTAGGAACAATCATTGAATTAACTCCAAGAGATTTATCATTATTATTATTTTTCGCAGATAATCCAAACCGTACGTTTACGAGAGAACAATTACTCGATAGCATTTGGGGTTGGGATTATGATGGTAGTGATCGAGCAGTAGATTTATCGATTAAACGGTTACGTAAATCATTAAAAGACTGGCCAAAATCTGAAGGAGAAATAAAAACATTTCGTGGATTGGGGTATCAATTCTGTGTTTATAAATAA
- a CDS encoding CotH kinase family protein: MFILLTITLMTMFSYRINPASAADQNTDKIFQQDEISEVNIELDEQDFQSMLDNPMEEEYQVASVTYNGQTIENTGVRVKGNSSLRSVASSESDRYSFKLKFDEYIDQDLEGYTKINLNNNFADPSYMREYLTYELMEKMGLPTPNYSYVNVYVNGEHYGFYLAVENIEENYLDRNFNDTSGNLYKADSGASLIWEEGMEVEDTSLNLKIGLEGNTSLLSFIEGLNTGEKVEDYFDVDTYLRYLAVSTVVANMDSYQGMMSHNYYLYEQDGKFTFLPWDHNMSFAGMMGSDPSELLIDEPTAGAVENFPLVDYVLSNDDYKQIYHQYVQETVDLLDNFEERVNSLENLIGTAVENDPTAFYSYEEFTANIGDQEVDGYPGLVGFITNRLEHVQQQLDGEIASYNNGEGLQSNMPAGGMPDDAAGAMPQMNGDLEDGVGGMQRNGEQMQEGGMPEVNGEEMPDMQEGGMPGMRQEGMPGRMQGTNQDATENQKFEFWVVVISVIVLICSILFVNLFKRYHR; this comes from the coding sequence ATGTTTATTTTGCTTACAATCACGTTAATGACGATGTTTAGTTATCGAATCAATCCTGCATCTGCAGCTGATCAAAATACTGATAAGATCTTTCAACAAGATGAAATAAGTGAAGTGAATATAGAGTTAGATGAGCAGGATTTTCAGAGTATGCTAGATAATCCGATGGAAGAAGAATACCAGGTAGCATCAGTTACGTACAATGGACAAACAATTGAAAACACTGGAGTTCGCGTGAAAGGAAATTCATCACTTCGTAGTGTTGCTAGTTCTGAATCAGATCGATATAGTTTTAAGCTGAAATTTGATGAATATATAGATCAAGATTTAGAAGGATATACGAAAATCAATTTAAATAATAATTTTGCCGATCCATCATATATGCGTGAATACTTAACATATGAGTTGATGGAAAAAATGGGTCTACCTACTCCGAATTATAGCTATGTCAATGTATATGTCAATGGTGAACATTATGGGTTTTATTTAGCTGTTGAAAATATTGAAGAAAACTATTTAGATCGTAATTTTAATGATACATCAGGAAATCTATATAAAGCTGATTCAGGTGCATCCCTTATTTGGGAAGAAGGAATGGAAGTAGAGGATACCTCACTTAATTTAAAAATCGGACTAGAAGGGAATACTTCGTTGTTATCCTTCATTGAGGGACTTAATACTGGTGAGAAGGTAGAGGATTATTTTGATGTTGACACATATTTAAGATATTTAGCAGTGAGTACTGTAGTTGCTAATATGGATAGCTATCAGGGGATGATGAGTCATAATTATTATTTATATGAGCAGGATGGTAAATTCACGTTTTTACCATGGGATCATAATATGTCATTTGCAGGCATGATGGGATCAGACCCATCGGAACTATTGATAGATGAACCAACCGCCGGAGCAGTGGAGAATTTTCCTCTTGTCGATTATGTACTCTCTAATGATGATTACAAACAAATATATCATCAATATGTGCAAGAGACGGTTGATTTACTAGATAATTTTGAGGAGAGAGTGAATTCACTAGAGAATTTAATCGGTACTGCTGTGGAGAATGATCCAACTGCATTTTATAGCTATGAAGAATTTACAGCAAATATTGGAGATCAAGAGGTTGATGGCTATCCAGGATTGGTTGGATTTATAACAAATCGATTAGAACACGTACAACAACAATTGGATGGTGAAATTGCAAGTTATAATAATGGAGAAGGTTTGCAATCCAACATGCCGGCTGGTGGTATGCCTGATGATGCAGCAGGAGCTATGCCGCAAATGAATGGTGACTTAGAAGACGGTGTGGGTGGTATGCAACGGAACGGAGAGCAAATGCAAGAAGGTGGTATGCCGGAGGTAAATGGCGAAGAAATGCCAGATATGCAAGAAGGAGGCATGCCAGGGATGCGGCAAGAAGGAATGCCTGGTAGAATGCAAGGTACAAATCAAGATGCAACCGAAAATCAAAAGTTTGAATTTTGGGTGGTTGTGATTAGTGTTATTGTATTAATCTGTAGCATTCTCTTTGTTAATTTATTTAAAAGGTATCATCGATGA
- a CDS encoding DegV family protein — protein MKIAVMSDSTAYISKDDRERYNIHMVPLSVIFDDASYQEEIDITTEEFYKKMKSTKDLPSTSQPSIGYVTKKLESLAEHFDAVISIHLSSGISGTYQTVTSAGEMVDGIEVITFDSEISCMVQGFYAIEAAKLAKEGKSVNEIMDRLHEMKQSIRAYFMVDDLTNLQRGGRLSGAQALIGSLLQVKPILHFQNKLIVPFEKIRTRKKAIHRMMGMLEDEAEGNELRVVFIHGNDEASAKQLEQQFKEKYPNAETSISYFGPVIGTHLGEGAVGIGWYKK, from the coding sequence ATGAAGATAGCTGTCATGTCAGATAGTACGGCTTATATCTCAAAGGATGATAGAGAAAGATATAATATACATATGGTACCATTAAGCGTTATTTTTGATGATGCTTCATATCAAGAAGAAATTGATATAACAACAGAAGAATTCTATAAAAAAATGAAATCAACAAAAGATCTTCCTAGTACTTCTCAACCTTCAATTGGCTATGTAACCAAGAAACTTGAATCATTAGCAGAACATTTCGATGCAGTTATTTCCATACATTTATCTAGTGGGATTAGTGGCACTTATCAAACTGTCACGAGTGCTGGTGAAATGGTTGATGGTATCGAAGTAATTACATTTGATTCAGAGATAAGCTGTATGGTTCAAGGATTTTATGCTATCGAGGCTGCAAAGTTAGCAAAAGAAGGAAAATCGGTAAATGAAATCATGGACCGTTTACATGAAATGAAGCAATCTATTCGTGCTTACTTTATGGTAGATGATTTAACGAATCTACAACGCGGAGGGAGATTGTCAGGTGCACAAGCATTGATTGGAAGTTTGTTGCAAGTAAAACCAATTCTACATTTCCAAAACAAGTTAATTGTGCCTTTTGAAAAAATTAGAACTAGAAAGAAGGCCATTCATCGAATGATGGGGATGTTGGAAGATGAAGCTGAAGGCAATGAATTACGTGTAGTGTTTATTCATGGAAATGATGAAGCATCTGCAAAACAATTAGAACAACAGTTTAAAGAAAAATATCCGAACGCAGAAACATCGATCAGTTATTTTGGTCCTGTAATCGGCACGCACCTAGGTGAAGGTGCAGTAGGTATTGGCTGGTATAAAAAATAA
- a CDS encoding sensor histidine kinase — MAIKITDKALDHVVNEMVDVVENSKDEIFNISEEARKEHEHLVRELKLTKEKVLRHIQNGDQLEERVRFSRKRLAEVSKYFEKYSEDEIREVYENTHLMQTKLAILRQEEKSLREKRDELERRLIGLSHTINRAENLAGKIAVILNYLQDDFRQVNEMIENAKEKQEFGLKIIEAQEEERRKLSREIHDGPAQMLANMLLRSEILERTIKKGTHDQAIEEIHSVRKMVRSSLYEVRRIIYDLRPMALDDLGLIPTIRKYVESISEYHSITINFNVIGEEKRLNQKYEIALFRLMQESIQNAIKHSEAALIQVKLEIRRENLTLIVKDEGKGFDQNEKSDKSFGLIGMRERVEMLEGELNIKSAIGKGTSIIIKVPYSPS, encoded by the coding sequence ATGGCAATCAAAATAACTGATAAAGCTTTGGATCACGTGGTTAATGAAATGGTTGATGTAGTTGAAAACAGTAAAGATGAAATTTTTAATATAAGTGAAGAGGCCAGAAAAGAGCACGAACACTTAGTTCGGGAGCTTAAATTAACCAAAGAAAAAGTTTTACGCCACATTCAAAATGGTGACCAACTGGAAGAAAGAGTTCGATTTTCTCGTAAGCGATTAGCAGAAGTGAGTAAATATTTCGAAAAATATTCCGAAGATGAAATTCGAGAAGTATATGAAAATACGCATTTAATGCAAACGAAACTCGCTATTTTAAGGCAAGAAGAAAAATCGCTGAGGGAAAAGAGAGATGAACTTGAACGAAGGTTAATTGGTTTATCACATACTATCAATCGAGCTGAGAATTTAGCAGGTAAAATTGCTGTTATATTAAATTATCTACAAGATGATTTTCGTCAAGTTAATGAAATGATCGAAAATGCTAAAGAAAAGCAAGAATTTGGTTTGAAGATTATTGAAGCACAAGAAGAAGAGAGAAGAAAATTATCGAGGGAAATTCATGATGGCCCTGCACAAATGCTAGCGAATATGTTACTACGATCAGAAATCCTTGAGAGAACGATAAAAAAAGGAACACATGACCAAGCAATTGAGGAGATTCATAGTGTACGTAAAATGGTTCGCTCATCATTATATGAAGTGAGGAGAATCATTTACGATCTTCGTCCAATGGCACTTGATGATTTAGGACTTATACCGACGATTAGAAAATATGTGGAAAGTATTTCAGAATATCATTCGATTACAATAAATTTTAATGTTATTGGCGAAGAAAAACGATTGAATCAAAAATATGAAATTGCTCTATTTCGGTTGATGCAAGAATCCATTCAAAATGCGATTAAGCATAGTGAAGCTGCATTAATCCAAGTTAAATTAGAGATTCGTAGAGAAAACTTAACATTGATTGTGAAAGATGAAGGAAAAGGTTTTGATCAGAATGAAAAAAGTGACAAATCTTTCGGTCTTATTGGGATGAGAGAGAGAGTGGAGATGCTTGAGGGAGAATTAAATATAAAATCTGCAATAGGAAAAGGAACATCTATAATAATTAAAGTTCCATATTCGCCCAGTTAA
- a CDS encoding HAMP domain-containing sensor histidine kinase yields the protein MFINKSKRIPMRRYWTSRYLITLCVGLLIIAILSVWWIRHSTLENRVQMMELLTEDMADRYTESRGERPQPGGIPGGFPDQRWMGLEQEPLIYIIDRSGEIISRNRPMSPLDQEIDIEMLDSTETVQTLKMDDQNRLTFYMVKSPIVMDDTTIGWVMMAESKQLLTKVNHEYKLLATMIISLALLGWAAIYILTKRLSDPIKQVANAARNIEEGDYKVELSNNSKEEEIHELVSSFKGMANRLERLEAIRTELLAGVTHELKTPVTSISGLLQAINDDVVNDEERKEFLEISLKETEKMQTMIEDLLAFNSFASSTLPLNREKVAINETIEEIVHDWEITNLNNSIRVEVERNSEEAIVEVDWIRLEQIITNLFNNASQAMSEGIITVKILIEQQDVWIYVVDGGIGIPMEEQALIFERFYRGNEKKYSTRGLGLGLALSKMIAQAMNGDLTLLHSDKSGTTMKLQLPIVQENRKQSD from the coding sequence GTGTTTATAAATAAGTCTAAACGAATTCCTATGCGACGTTACTGGACTAGTCGTTATCTTATAACATTATGTGTTGGTTTATTGATTATAGCAATTTTATCTGTATGGTGGATTCGTCATAGTACACTAGAAAATCGTGTACAAATGATGGAATTATTAACCGAAGATATGGCAGATCGTTACACAGAATCAAGGGGAGAGAGACCACAGCCAGGGGGAATTCCTGGTGGTTTCCCTGATCAACGTTGGATGGGATTGGAACAAGAGCCTCTAATTTATATAATTGATCGTTCAGGAGAAATCATTTCTAGGAATCGGCCAATGAGTCCACTTGATCAAGAGATAGATATAGAAATGTTAGATTCTACAGAAACGGTACAAACACTGAAAATGGATGATCAAAACCGATTAACTTTCTATATGGTAAAATCCCCGATCGTTATGGATGATACAACGATTGGCTGGGTGATGATGGCAGAATCGAAACAATTATTAACAAAGGTAAACCATGAATATAAATTATTAGCTACGATGATTATTAGTCTTGCTTTATTAGGCTGGGCGGCTATCTATATATTGACAAAACGCTTATCAGATCCAATTAAACAGGTCGCTAATGCAGCTAGGAACATAGAAGAGGGAGACTACAAAGTTGAGTTATCAAATAATAGTAAAGAAGAAGAAATTCATGAATTAGTCTCGTCTTTTAAAGGAATGGCCAATCGATTGGAAAGGCTAGAAGCTATTCGTACGGAATTATTAGCTGGAGTAACGCATGAATTAAAAACACCAGTTACTTCAATTAGTGGATTATTACAAGCAATCAATGATGATGTTGTGAATGATGAAGAGAGAAAGGAATTCCTAGAGATTTCACTGAAAGAAACAGAAAAAATGCAAACAATGATTGAAGATTTACTCGCTTTTAACTCTTTTGCATCAAGTACATTACCTTTAAATCGAGAGAAAGTAGCTATTAATGAGACGATTGAAGAAATTGTACATGATTGGGAAATTACGAATCTGAATAATTCTATTCGTGTAGAAGTGGAAAGAAATAGTGAAGAGGCTATAGTAGAAGTTGATTGGATTCGATTAGAACAGATTATAACGAACTTATTTAATAACGCTAGTCAAGCAATGTCTGAAGGGATCATAACCGTAAAAATTCTAATCGAACAACAAGATGTATGGATATATGTTGTTGATGGTGGAATTGGGATTCCAATGGAAGAGCAAGCTTTAATTTTTGAGAGGTTCTATCGTGGTAATGAGAAGAAATATTCAACGAGAGGATTAGGGTTAGGATTAGCATTAAGTAAAATGATTGCACAAGCAATGAATGGAGACTTAACTTTACTCCATAGTGATAAAAGTGGAACAACGATGAAATTGCAATTACCCATAGTACAAGAAAACAGAAAACAATCAGATTGA
- a CDS encoding ComF family protein yields MNQCLSCGQSMDTTVSWGNWLTFKRDQVICSNCSLYMEKITGSRCSICSRPSELTICHDCTEWNQLGEVIQFNYSVFLYNEWMKNIISLWKFRGDYVLREIFRDELKYAFDRVFIDQKKELILVPVPLSDKRMKERGFNQALALAEMLDMPIQQAIGRKVSDKQSKKSRVERLKSTNPFYSSSPIRKNVVLIDDIYTTGTTIRQAASILLENGCPEVYAFTLLRG; encoded by the coding sequence ATGAATCAATGTCTGAGTTGCGGTCAATCTATGGATACAACAGTTTCCTGGGGGAATTGGTTAACCTTTAAACGAGATCAAGTCATTTGTTCTAACTGTTCACTCTATATGGAAAAAATAACCGGAAGTAGGTGTTCGATTTGTAGTCGTCCAAGTGAATTAACAATATGTCACGATTGTACAGAATGGAATCAACTTGGAGAGGTTATTCAATTTAATTATTCCGTATTTCTTTATAATGAATGGATGAAAAATATTATCTCATTGTGGAAGTTTCGAGGTGATTATGTGTTACGTGAAATATTTCGCGATGAATTGAAGTATGCGTTTGATCGTGTTTTTATAGATCAGAAAAAAGAATTAATTCTAGTACCTGTGCCTCTGAGCGATAAACGAATGAAGGAAAGAGGATTTAATCAAGCTCTCGCACTGGCTGAAATGTTAGATATGCCAATTCAACAAGCGATTGGAAGAAAGGTTAGTGATAAACAATCAAAAAAATCAAGAGTGGAAAGATTGAAGTCTACTAATCCATTTTATAGTTCTAGTCCGATTCGAAAAAACGTTGTTCTAATTGATGATATTTATACAACAGGAACTACCATACGCCAGGCAGCTTCGATATTATTAGAGAATGGCTGTCCGGAAGTTTATGCTTTTACACTTCTAAGAGGATAA
- a CDS encoding DEAD/DEAH box helicase: MGKISECKPLYLWNGTQAKYTSHANALTWDGELTYAQQTASNSLVKAIQGKEKEFLIWAVCGSGKTEMLFPAINYCMQQGKRIAIASPRVDVIRELYPRIQSAFEKVTVEAMYGSSESKSGMSQIILATTHQLMRFREAFDVIVIDEVDAFPFYYDKTLTYAANHAKKPHAISIYLTATPRKDLQNRIRQRKLPHVYVPLRYHGYPLPEPTMKMSLRLHQSLSNKQFPSIFYKWLSKRNNPKRQLLIFVPTVRLAKDLQKELCEELLSNRIIKNKSEFQEVYAEDKRREEKINDFRVKKLQVLLTTTILERGVTFPSVDVAVMDAGHEVFDEAALVQIAGRAGRSATDPTGEVVFFHSGKTKAMEKSKQLIVDMNRKGKKL, from the coding sequence ATGGGTAAGATAAGTGAATGCAAACCTTTATATCTCTGGAATGGTACACAGGCAAAATACACATCGCATGCGAATGCATTAACCTGGGACGGTGAACTAACTTATGCTCAACAGACAGCATCAAACAGTTTAGTAAAAGCGATTCAAGGAAAAGAAAAAGAGTTTTTAATTTGGGCGGTTTGTGGATCCGGTAAAACAGAAATGCTATTTCCGGCTATCAATTATTGTATGCAACAAGGAAAACGTATTGCAATTGCTTCACCTAGAGTAGATGTTATTCGTGAACTGTATCCGAGAATACAGTCAGCGTTTGAGAAGGTTACTGTGGAAGCAATGTATGGAAGTAGTGAAAGTAAATCTGGTATGTCTCAAATTATATTGGCAACGACACATCAATTAATGCGATTTAGAGAGGCCTTTGATGTAATAGTAATTGATGAAGTGGATGCGTTCCCTTTCTATTATGATAAGACATTAACTTACGCTGCAAATCATGCAAAAAAGCCTCATGCAATAAGCATTTACCTCACTGCAACCCCTCGTAAAGATCTACAAAACAGAATTCGACAACGAAAGCTTCCACATGTCTATGTACCTCTCCGTTACCACGGTTATCCTTTACCTGAACCAACAATGAAAATGTCTCTTCGACTTCATCAATCCTTGTCTAACAAACAGTTCCCTTCTATCTTCTATAAGTGGCTGTCCAAGCGAAATAATCCTAAAAGGCAACTATTAATTTTTGTCCCAACAGTTCGACTAGCTAAAGATTTACAGAAAGAATTATGTGAAGAATTACTTAGCAATCGTATTATTAAAAATAAATCGGAATTTCAAGAAGTTTATGCTGAAGATAAGCGCAGAGAAGAAAAGATAAATGACTTTCGTGTAAAGAAATTACAAGTATTACTTACTACAACAATCTTGGAAAGAGGAGTAACATTTCCATCTGTAGATGTAGCAGTCATGGATGCAGGCCATGAAGTTTTTGATGAAGCAGCACTTGTACAAATTGCAGGCCGAGCAGGGAGAAGTGCTACTGATCCAACTGGAGAAGTTGTATTCTTTCATAGCGGTAAAACAAAGGCAATGGAAAAAAGTAAGCAATTGATAGTTGATATGAACCGAAAAGGGAAAAAATTATGA
- a CDS encoding YigZ family protein: MLNTYYTVKQQGMDEITIQKSRFIGYVKRVETEEDAQEFIQEIKKKHYNATHNCSAYMIGENDQIQKANDDGEPSGTAGVPILEVLKKKGLKDTAVVITRYFGGIKLGAGGLIRAYGSTTSQAIKTTGIVKRQLMQCISVKVEYPLLGKLENELRQSTEFILDDIHYLENVEFIVYIIEGEEASFISWITNLTSDQATIEILDKKYMEIDVDDTPSRS; this comes from the coding sequence ATGTTAAATACCTATTATACCGTAAAACAACAAGGTATGGATGAAATAACTATTCAAAAATCTCGATTTATTGGATATGTCAAACGGGTGGAAACAGAAGAGGATGCCCAAGAATTTATTCAAGAAATTAAAAAGAAGCATTATAATGCAACACACAACTGTTCGGCATATATGATTGGGGAAAATGATCAGATTCAAAAAGCAAATGATGATGGTGAGCCTAGTGGAACCGCTGGTGTTCCCATTTTAGAAGTATTAAAGAAAAAAGGATTGAAAGATACAGCAGTAGTAATAACTCGTTATTTCGGAGGGATTAAATTAGGAGCTGGTGGCTTAATTCGTGCTTATGGAAGCACTACTTCTCAAGCAATCAAAACAACAGGAATTGTAAAACGACAATTGATGCAATGCATCTCAGTAAAGGTCGAATATCCTTTACTCGGTAAACTAGAGAATGAATTAAGACAATCTACCGAATTTATATTGGATGATATTCATTATCTGGAAAATGTCGAGTTTATTGTTTATATAATCGAAGGAGAAGAAGCAAGTTTTATTTCTTGGATTACTAATTTAACAAGTGATCAAGCAACTATTGAAATACTAGATAAAAAATACATGGAAATTGATGTTGATGATACACCTTCTCGTTCTTGA
- a CDS encoding polyphosphate polymerase domain-containing protein has protein sequence MTGVKFRHEQKYYVNYHQYYLIRQRLGILIRRDEHANDEGDYHIRSVYFDDFENKALQEKQAGIENRHKFRIRMYNKSDDIIHLEKKIKRNTWIAKEKVSISRRMVDDLLHGDFEAIADEKSPLLQEIYLEMKHRLLRPKVIVDYVREAYVARTGNVRITFDKDLRTSLNKINPFDIDLKPVRALDEPVYILEVKFDEYIPRYISQALQLNGLQRQSASKYTICRKYMKANTWEDQ, from the coding sequence ATGACAGGTGTAAAGTTTCGGCACGAGCAGAAATATTACGTAAACTATCATCAATATTATCTAATTCGTCAACGCTTAGGAATTCTTATTCGTAGAGACGAGCATGCAAATGACGAAGGTGACTACCATATTCGTAGTGTTTATTTTGATGACTTTGAAAATAAGGCATTACAGGAAAAGCAGGCAGGAATTGAAAATAGGCATAAATTTCGTATACGTATGTATAACAAATCCGATGACATAATCCATTTGGAAAAGAAAATAAAAAGAAATACGTGGATTGCTAAAGAAAAAGTAAGTATCTCTAGAAGGATGGTTGATGACTTATTACATGGAGATTTTGAAGCAATAGCTGATGAAAAGTCTCCATTATTACAAGAAATATATTTAGAAATGAAACACAGGCTTTTACGTCCAAAAGTAATTGTAGATTATGTTCGAGAAGCGTATGTAGCAAGAACAGGGAATGTCCGTATTACTTTTGATAAGGACTTACGAACATCATTAAATAAAATAAATCCTTTTGATATAGATTTAAAACCAGTGCGAGCTCTAGATGAGCCTGTTTATATTTTAGAAGTGAAGTTTGATGAATATATACCTAGATATATTAGTCAAGCATTGCAATTAAATGGATTGCAAAGGCAATCTGCATCAAAGTATACGATTTGTCGTAAATATATGAAAGCAAACACATGGGAGGATCAGTAA
- a CDS encoding DUF4956 domain-containing protein: MQQSETTNSVNWSDIFNSEVLSNFNTDISLIEIGITMSISFLLGLFIYFLYKRVFSGVLYSKNFNISLIALSMITSLIIMAIGSNLILSLGMVGALSIVRFRTPIKDPSDLIFLFWALAVGIITGAGFYKLSIIGSIIIGLVLFLSMKKSNLETPYLFVVNVTDHQAEQKVFEQLKSEVKRFNIKHKSITANETEMTIEVRLKGSEPSFVNSISDIQGVGNAVLISYNGDYVQ, encoded by the coding sequence ATGCAACAATCAGAAACTACAAATTCTGTTAATTGGTCAGATATATTTAATTCAGAAGTGCTATCTAATTTTAATACCGATATTTCGTTAATAGAAATAGGAATAACAATGTCAATATCATTTTTGCTAGGATTATTTATTTATTTTCTTTATAAGCGAGTGTTTAGTGGAGTTTTATATTCTAAAAACTTCAATATTAGTTTAATCGCTTTGTCGATGATCACATCTTTAATTATTATGGCGATTGGGTCAAATTTAATTCTATCTCTAGGAATGGTTGGGGCATTGTCCATCGTACGCTTCCGTACTCCCATTAAAGATCCTAGCGATTTAATTTTCCTGTTTTGGGCATTAGCTGTAGGGATTATTACTGGAGCAGGTTTTTATAAACTATCTATTATTGGGTCGATTATTATTGGACTCGTCCTGTTTCTATCCATGAAGAAGTCGAATTTAGAGACACCTTATCTATTCGTCGTAAATGTAACGGATCATCAAGCGGAACAGAAAGTATTTGAACAATTAAAATCAGAAGTAAAACGGTTCAATATTAAACATAAATCAATTACAGCAAACGAAACAGAAATGACAATAGAAGTGCGTTTAAAAGGAAGTGAGCCGAGTTTTGTAAATTCAATTTCTGACATACAAGGAGTTGGAAATGCTGTACTAATTAGTTATAACGGGGATTATGTTCAATAA